TTCACTGATATTTTTTGCGCCCATCTCGATTCCACGTTTTAAATAATCGGCGGGATTTGTTACTTTTAAATATAGTTCGCAGCGCGGAATACCATTGGCGGTTTTGGGATGCGGCATTGCCGGGCAAATAATGTTCGAAATCCCGCTCTCCGGCATCAACCCCAGCTGCACGGTTTCCGAGAGGTTGAATTCCGTCATTCCTGGCACATTCAAAGTCGGAGTTAAACCAAGCAATTTTTCGTAAAATTCAGTACTCCGCACTTGATTAGAAACATATAATATAAATTCAACTGTTTTCATAATTTTTCCATTTTTTCTACCGCCAACAGACAACCGACAACAGACAACCGCCAACAGACAACCGACAACAGACAACCGACAACAGACAACTGACTACCGACTATCAACCCACATCTCCGCAGGCATTCCAATTTTTAGGCTACCGTCATTTTTTACGGTAACCTTTACTGCGTAAACAAGGTTTACTCGTTCTTCTTTAGTTTGAATTATTTTTGGGGTGAATTCTGCCGAAGCGGAAATCCAACTTATTGTTCCTTCGTAATCTTTCATTTCTTCGCCAGCATCTATTTTTACGGTTACTTGCTGCGCAATTTTAATGTATGAAAGCTGCGTTTCACTTATATAAACCCGTAGCGTCATTTCCTCCATATTGGCGATTTTGTACAGCGGTTTTCCGAAGGAAACAATTTCGCCAGGTTCGGTATATTTTGTTAAAACCGTACCTTTTATGGGGTTTGTAACTTTACTTTTAATAATCTGATCATTGATTTGTGCCACTTTTGCTTCAATGGTTTTTACCTCATTAACAATAGGTGCGTTTTGGGTTTCTACATTCTTAATTTGCTTTTTTAAAACGTCCACTTGATTGTTGGCCTGATCTAATTGGCGTTGTGTTGCGGCCTTTTCAGTAAACATATTTTGAATGCGCTCTTGCTCGGTTTTTGCCGTTTGCAATTGTTGGTTTAAGACGCTTACTTGCGACCAAACGCCACCCGATTTAGATGCCACTGTTTCTTTTTGAGCAAGCAATTGTTGTTTGTTTAAATAAAGCTGAAGTGTATCAACCAGTCCCACTACGGTTCCTTGTTTTATAACCTGACCTTCTTCTAAATTTAGAAATTCGAGTTTTCCGTTTGCTTCCGAAGAAATTGTAATTTCAGTAGCTTCAAAGTTGCCGTAGCCATCGGCTTTTTCGCCGTTGGAGCAGGAGTAGATGCTTCCTATTAAGCCTGCCAAAAACAATATTTTTATATTTTTCATCGTAACTATTTAATTGAAACCTCCTTTAATTACTTTATAATTCGCCTTTGCCAGCGACAGTTGTATTTTGTGCAATTGTTCGTCAATTTTCGCTTCGTACAGATTGTTTAGTTCTGTTATATATTCTGAAGAAGTGATGGTGCCATTTTGCAATTGCGAAGTCGTGGCTTCCAAAACCTTTTCGCGCAACGCAATTATTTGAGTGTCTTTTAGTAACATTTTATCATATTTTTCAATGTCGTTTTCGGCTTCTTTT
This region of Aequorivita marisscotiae genomic DNA includes:
- a CDS encoding VOC family protein, which codes for MKTVEFILYVSNQVRSTEFYEKLLGLTPTLNVPGMTEFNLSETVQLGLMPESGISNIICPAMPHPKTANGIPRCELYLKVTNPADYLKRGIEMGAKNISELQTRDWGDTVGYIADLDGHIIAFAKTKINAKL
- a CDS encoding HlyD family secretion protein codes for the protein MKNIKILFLAGLIGSIYSCSNGEKADGYGNFEATEITISSEANGKLEFLNLEEGQVIKQGTVVGLVDTLQLYLNKQQLLAQKETVASKSGGVWSQVSVLNQQLQTAKTEQERIQNMFTEKAATQRQLDQANNQVDVLKKQIKNVETQNAPIVNEVKTIEAKVAQINDQIIKSKVTNPIKGTVLTKYTEPGEIVSFGKPLYKIANMEEMTLRVYISETQLSYIKIAQQVTVKIDAGEEMKDYEGTISWISASAEFTPKIIQTKEERVNLVYAVKVTVKNDGSLKIGMPAEMWVDSR